One Colius striatus isolate bColStr4 chromosome 8, bColStr4.1.hap1, whole genome shotgun sequence genomic region harbors:
- the CCAR1 gene encoding cell division cycle and apoptosis regulator protein 1 isoform X3, with protein sequence MAQFGGQKNPPWATQFTATAVSQPAALGVQQPSLLGASPTIYTQQTALAAAGLTTQTPTNYQLTQTAALQQQAAAAAAALQQQYSQPQQTLYSVQQQPAVALPTSLSLSTPQPAAQITVSYPAPRSSQQQTQPQKQRVFTGVVTKLHDTFGFVDEDVFFQLSAVKGKTPQVGDRVLVEATYNPNMPFKWNAQRIQTLPNQNQTQAQPLLKTPPAVLQPIAQQTAFSVQAQPQPQSLLQAQISAASITPLLQTQPQPLLQQPQQKGGLLQPPVRLVSQPQPARRLDPPSRFSGRNDRGGDPMPNRKDDRSRERERERRRSRERSPQRKRSRERSPRRERERSPRRPRRVVPRYTVQFSKFSLDCRSCDMMELRRRYQNLYIPSDFFDAQFTWVDAFPMSRPFQLGNYCNFYVMHREVDPIDKNTAVLDPPDADHLYSAKVMLMASPSMEDLYHKSCALAEDPQELRDGFQHPARLVKFLVGMKGKDEAMAIGGHWSPSLDGPDPEKDPSVLIKTAIRCCKALTGIDLSVCTQWYRFAEIRYHRPEETHKGRTVPAHVETVVLFFPDVWHCLPTRSEWETLSRGYKQQLVEKLQGERKEADGEQDEEEKDDGEAKEISTPTHWSKLDPKTMKVNDLRKELESRTLSSKGLKSQLIARLTKQLKVEEQKEEQKELEKSEKEEEEEEDRKSEDDKEEEERKRQEEMERQRRERRYILPDEPAIIVHPNWAAKSGKFDCSIMSLSVLLDYRLEDNKEHSFEVSLFAELFNEMLQRDFGVRIYKALISLPEREDKKDKKVKKDERKEKKEEKDDETDDPKPKRRKSGDDKDKKEDKDEKKREDKRKDDSKDEEETEDDNNQEEYDPMEAEDAEDEDEECRPLATPIEVSRRYREEEEMNKREDRREGNRHCKERSSKDKEKDKTQMVTVNRDLLMAFVYFDQSHCGYLLEKDMEEILYTLGLHLSRAQVKKLLNKVVLRESCFYRRLTDTSKDEENQEESEELQEDMLGNRLLLPSPAIKQESKAIEENVGLIVYNGAMVDVGSLLQKLEKSERVRAEIEQKLQLLEEKTDEDEKTILQLENSNKSLSTELKEVKKDLGQLQENLKISDDKNLQFESQLNKTIKNLATVMDEIQNVLKQDIVKNEDKDQKSKENGANV encoded by the exons CTGCTCTCGGTGTACAGCAGCCATCGCTGCTTGGAGCCTCTCCTACAATATACACCCAGCAGACGGCATTGGCAGCAGCAGGCCTAACTACACAAACACCAACCAACTATCAGCTAACTCAGACAGCTGCTTTACAGCAgcaagctgcagctgcagcagctgcattACAGCAG CAATATTCACAACCTCAGCAGACTCTCTATAGTGTACAGCAACAG CCAGCTGTTGCACTGCCTACCAGTCTTAGCCTGTCTACTCCTCAACCAGCAGCCCAGATTACTGTTTCTTACCCGGCACCCCGGTCAAGTCAGCAGCAAACCCAACCACAAAAGCAGCGTGTCTTCACTGGGGTAGTTACTAAGCTACATGATACATTTGGTTTTGTGGATGAAGATGTCTTTTTTCAACTTAG TGCTGTTAAAGGAAAGACACCTCAGGTGGGTGACAGAGTTTTGGTAGAAGCTACTTACAATCCTAATATGCCATTCAAATGGAATGCCCAAAGGATCCAGACACTTCCAAATCAG AACCAGACGCAAGCTCAGCCTTTACTGAAGACACCTCCGGCAGTTCTTCAGCCCATTGCACAGCAGACTGCATTCAGTGTtcaggcacagccacagccacagtCCTTGTTGCAGGCACAGATATCAGCAGCTTCCATCACACCTTTGCTTCAGACACAGCCTCAGCCAttactgcagcagccacagcagaaaG gtgGTTTGTTACAGCCCCCTGTTCGACTAGTGTCACAGCCTCAGCCAGCTCGAAGACTAGACCCACCATCCAGGTTTTCTGGGAGGAATGACAGAGGAGGAGACCCGATGCCAAACCGGAAAGATGACAGGAG CCGTGAGAGAGAGCGAGAGAGACGTCGGTCCCGGGAGAGATCACCCCAGAGAAAACGCTCCAGGGAGAGATCACCCAGGCGAGAGAGGGAGAGGTCGCCTCGCAGACCGCGCCGGGTGGTTCCTCGTTACACGGTTCAATTTTCCAAGTTCTCACTGGACTG CCGTAGCTGTGATatgatggagctgaggagacgTTACCAGAACTTGTACATACCAAGCGATTTCTTTGATGCTCAGTTTACATGGGTGGATGCTTTTCCCATGTCTAGACCATTTCAGCTGGGAAATTACTGTAACTTCTACGTAATGCATAGAGAAGTAGATCCTATAGACAAAAACACTGCAGTCCTCGATCCACCTGATGCTGATCATCTGTACAGTGCAAAG GTGATGTTGATGGCTAGTCCTAGTATGGAAGATCTCTATCACAAGTCATGTGCTCTGGCTGAAGATCCCCAAGAACTTCGTGATGGATTTCAACATCCTGCTAGACTTGTAAAG TTTTTAGTGGGTATGAAAGGCAAAGATGAAGCTATGGCTATTGGAGGACACTGGTCCCCATCACTGGATGGACCTGATCCAGAAAAGGACCCTTCCGTGCTGATAAAGACGGCTATTCGTTGTTGCAAGGCTCTTACAGGGATTGACTTAAGTGTGTGCACACAATG GTACCGTTTTGCAGAGATTCGCTACCATCGCCCTGAGGAGACCCACAAGGGGCGTACAGTTCCAGCTCATGTGGAgacagtggttttatttttcccgGATGTTTGGCATTGCCTTCCCACCCGCTCAGAGTGGGAAACCCTCTCCCGAGGATACAAGCAGCAGCTGGTCGAGAAGCTTCAGGGTGAACGCAAGGAGGCTGATGGAGAACAG gatgaagaggaaaaagatgatGGGGAAGCTAAAGAGATCTCAACTCCTACGCACTGGTCTAAACTGGATCCGAAAACAATGAAG GTAAACGACCTTCGCAAAGAATTAGAAAGTCGAACCCTTAGCTCTAAAGGACTGAAGTCTCAGTTGATAGCTCGACTCACAAAGCAGCTGAAAGTAGAGGAGcaaaaagaagagcaaaaggAGCTAGAGAAGtctgagaaagaagaggaagaggaggaggatagGAAGTCTGAAGATGACAAAGAG gaagaggaaagaaaacgtCAAGAAGAAATGGAACGTCAGCGGCGGGAGAGGCGATACATCTTGCCTGATGAACCAGCAATCATTGTACATCCTAACTGGGCAGCAAAGAGTGGCAAGTTTGACTGTAGCATTATGTCTCTCAGTGTTCTTCTGGACTATAGATTAGAAGATAATAAAGAACATTCCTTTGAG GTATCATTGTTTGCAGAACTCTTCAATGAAATGCTTCAGAGAGATTTTGGTGTCAGAATTTACAAAGCATTGATTTCTCTCCCGGAGAGAGAGgacaaaaaagataaaaaagtcaaaaaagatgagagaaaagaaaaaaaagaagagaaggatgATGAAACAGATGATCCAAAACCGAAGAGGAGAAAATCAGGAGAtgataaagacaaaaaagaagataaagatGAAAAGAAG AGGGAAGATAAAAGGAAAGATGATTCTAAAGATGAAGAAGAAACCGAAGATGACAATAATCAAGAAGAATACGATCCGATGGAGGCAGAAGATgctgaagatgaagatgaag aatgcaGACCACTCGCAACTCCCATTGAAGTCAGTAGGAGAT accgggaggaggaggaaatgaaTAAACgagaggacagaagagagggaaACAGGCACTGTAAAGAGAGGTCATCTAAAGATAAA GAAAAAGACAAGACGCAGATGGTAACTGTTAATAGAGATCTTCTGAtggcttttgtttattttgatcaAAGTCATTGTGGATATCTTCTGgagaaggacatggaggagATACTGTACACTCTTGGACTACACCTGTCACGTGCTCAG GTCAAGAAGCTACTTAATAAAGTAGTGCTTAGAGAGTCTTGCTTTTACAGAAGATTAACAGATACTTCTAAAGATGAAGAAAACCAAGAGGAGTCTGAAGAGTTACAGGAAGATATGTTAG GAAACAGGTTGCTGTTACCATCACCTGCTATAAAGCAAGAATCAAAAGCCATAGAAGAAAACGTCGGCCTCATTGTGTATAATGGAGCTATGGTGGATGTTGGGAGCCTTTTACAGAAGCTGGAGAAGAGTGAGAGAGTGCGGGCAGAGATAGAGCAAAAGCTTCAGTtactagaagaaaaaacag atgagGATGAAAAGACCATACTACAACTGGAGAATTCTAACAAAAGTCTGTCTACGGAGCTCAAAGAAGTGAAAAAGGACCTTGGCCAACTGCAAGAAAATTTGAAGATCTCAGATGATAAAAATTTGCAGTTTGAGAGTCAGCTGAATAAGACAATCAAAAATTTAGCTACAGTTATGgatgaaatacaaaatgttcTTAAACAG gaTATTGTGAAGAACGAAGATAAAGATcaaaaatccaaagaaaatgGAGCAAACGTATGA